The Erigeron canadensis isolate Cc75 chromosome 4, C_canadensis_v1, whole genome shotgun sequence genome window below encodes:
- the LOC122597752 gene encoding WRKY transcription factor 22-like, with protein MDADWDLHAVVRGCCSAVSTSTSTTTTTTKSQQKSTSYEENNYTSFFPDLYHHQPKTNDNNSIEQLLKDLYNPLNFPNLQKPPPSPQSFPISPLSVLGGLQDLSYNHHQQQEKQFQGKQESFGISKCTNLHAQSTTKFKKRKNQIKNVCQVPAEGQSSDLWSWRKYGQKPIKGSPYPRGYYKCSTSKGCLARKQVERNRSDPGMLIITYTGEHNHPIPSQRNSLSGTSRNKTTTSGDDPTPSSPISPATALSPALEKIQENEKDSYTDDDDINFDISGDFFDSLDELVGSAAGD; from the exons ATGGATGCCGATTGGGACCTTCATGCGGTGGTCAGAGGCTGTTGTTCCGCCGtctccacctccacctccaccaccaccaccaccaccaaaagccaacaaaagtcaacttctTATGAAGAAAACAATTATACAAGTTTTTTCCCAGATCTATATCAtcatcaaccaaaaacaaatgATAACAATAGCATTGAACAATTGTTGAAAGATTTGTATAACCCCCTTAACTTTCCAAATTTACAAAAACCACCCCCTTCTCCTCAAAGTTTCCCTATCTCACCCCTTTCTGTTCTTGGTGGATTACAGGATctttcatataatcatcatCAGCAACAAGAGAAACAGTTTCAAGGAAAGCAAGAGTCTTTTGGCATATCTAAATGTACAAATCTTCATGCACAAAGTACAACAAAGTTcaagaaaag gaaaaatcaaattaaaaatgtatgcCAAGTGCCAGCTGAAGGACAATCTTCTGATTTATGGTCCTGGAGAAAATATGGTCAAAAACCCATTAAAGGATCTCCATACCCAAG gGGATATTACAAATGTAGCACATCAAAAGGTTGTTTAGCCCGAAAACAAGTGGAGCGAAACAGATCCGACCCGGGTATGTTAATCATTACATACACCGGCGAACACAACCACCCAATTCCGTCGCAACGGAACTCTTTATCCGGCACCTCACGGAACAAAACCACCACCTCCGGCGACGACCCAACCCCTTCATCACCCATTTCTCCGGCAACCGCCTTATCTCCGGCACTGGAAAAAatacaagaaaatgaaaaagatagtTACACCGACGACGATGATATCAACTTTGATATCTCCGGCGATTTTTTTGATAGTTTGGATGAGCTGGTGGGTTCAGCTGCCGGAGATTGA